In Deltaproteobacteria bacterium, the genomic stretch ATGTCGGGGTTCATGGCATTGATGAGATTGATACGATAAAGAAAGTTATTCATCTGCTCTCTACAAGCACCGGCTTACCGCTGGTCATCGATTCCCCTAATAGTGAAACGATAAAAACAGCCCTCAGAATATATCCCGGCCGTGCCTTGATAAATTCCATTTCCGGTGAAAAGGAAAAGATGAAAGAGCTGCTTCCCGTTGCCGCGAAATACGGAGCCATGTTTATCCTTCTCCCCATAACGGATGGTGAAATACCGGAGACGGCAGAAAGAAGGAAAGCCGTTATTCAGGAAGTATTCCGTGCAGCCCGGGACTTTGGTTTTTCGAAGGACGATATCGTTGTAGATGGCCTCGTAATGACCGTGGCCTCGAATCCTCAGGCGGTGAAAGAGGCGCTGAAAACTGTGGCCTGGTGTACGGACAGCTTCGCGTGCAGAACGAATCTCGGTCTTTCAAACGTGTCTTTTGGCATGCCGGAACGAAAATGGATGAATATCGCGTTTCTCGCCATGGCGCAGGCATCGGGGTTGACCATGGCAATTGCAAATCCTGCTGAGCGGGATCTCATGAATATACAGATGGCAGGCAATGTGTTCATGCAGAAAGACAGGAACGCATCGTCGTATATCAGGCATTTTTCAGAGCAGCCTGCCCTCGATAAAACCGCTCCCCCGGAAGAAAAATCTTCACCGGTACAAAAGGTATCTGAGGCCATTATGGAGGGGAATCGGGATGGTATCATCAATCTCGTCGAAAGTGCCATTGTATCGGGGATGAATCCATCCAATCTTGTGAAAGATGTTATGATTCCGGCGATTATCCGCGTGGGAGAGTTGTTTGATCAAAGGAAGTATTTTTTACCGCAGCTGATTGCCAGCGCCGAAGCGATGAAGGCCGCCCTTGGGCACCTTGAACCACGGCTTCAGCACGATAAAAAAACCAAGGTTGGGAAAGGGGTTATTATTCTTGCCACAGTAAAAGGTGATATCCACGATATTGGCAAGAATATAATTGCTTTGTTGTTAAAAAATCACGGCCACAGAATTATTGATCTCGGCAAAGACGTACCGTCTAAAACCATCATTGAGGCCATAGGGCGTATACAGCCTGATGTTGTCGGTCTTTCCGCTCTCATGACAACGACCATGCTGAACATGAAAGAGGTCGTTGATCTCGCAAGAAGTGAAGGGTATTCATGTCCGTTTGTTGTGGGTGGCGCCGTGGTTACAAAATCCTACGCCAGTTCCATCGGTGCGGCCTATGCTAAAGACGGGGTGGAAGCGGTGCGGGTAATTGGCCAGGTGATTAAATCGAAGAAGATGTAGATATCCCGGATCGAGGGGACGGGTTTTACGCGCGGCTTACCGGGGGATTCAAAGTTCCTCACGCCACGTGAGAAGGAACTTTTAAAAAGGTATTATTGAATGCACCTTGGAGAAATTTTCAAGAAAGACCATTCAGAATCGTGCAAGCTGAAGGATGCAGCTTGTGGAAATAATGGAAATACCCGTAAAGACTTATTTTTTGCTATGTCTGCATCCCTTGCCATGCATATAGGCATAGTAATTATCCTCACTACTGCCACAGCCATGTCCACCAGTTTAAAAATATGGGAAGATTCCGTTCTTCATGTATCTCTGGTTTCATCGACAGAAGGACGGAGGACGGATATAAAGGATTTGTCAGAAATTACTCTACCGATGAAGGAACCCGCTAGCGACAGGGCAAACACCATCGAACCCCAGGTGGTAGTCAAACCGGTTGAGAAAAAAGACAGAGACAAAATATCAGTGGAGCCGGTTACTTCCCGTGTTGTTGAGATGCAGTCTATCAAACCCATGGTTGCTTCGATATCTCGTCCGGCCAGCCTGCGAACGAATGATGGGTCAACAACACTGCAGGGTAACAAGGGGTATGGTGAATCTGTCGCCGGCCTTTCACCGGCGACTGGAATATCTTTGGCTGTTCCGCGGTACCGTGAAAATGTCCATCCCGCCTATCCACTGATTGCCCGAATCCGGGGTTATGAAGGGGTCGTTCTTCTTTCCGTGGAGATTTCTGCCGACGGCAGGGTTGGCGGTTTGAGGATTAAAAGATCCTCCGGATACGCTATGCTGGACATGTCGGCACTTGAGGCGGTAAAAACATGGAAGTTTGAACCGGGCAGGAAGATGGGGAAACCCGCCAACATGTGGGTTGAAGTTCCTGTGAAGTTTATCCTGAGGGATAACGATCAGATGTAAAAAGCTTTGCAAACCTTATGAGGCGATAAATGAAATGATCCATCATGGCATGAAACAGAGACTGGCTGAAATCATCCTGGAAAGGTCTTTTCAGTTCAGAGAAGATCCCCCCTTTACACTGGCTTCAGGGAAAACGAGCAATTATTATTTCAATTGCAAACCGACAACCCTGGATCCCGAAGGAATGTACCTTATCGGTAATATCCTTTTTGACATGCTCGGTGATGCCGATATTACCGCAGCCGGAGGCCTCACCTTAGGAGCGGACCCTATCGCCAATGCCCTTTCTCTCATTTCGTACCAGAAAGGCAGACCTATCAAATCTTTTATCGTGAGGAAAGATGTAAAAAGTCATGGCACGAAGAGCGCTGTCGAAGGGAATATTACACCGGGAGAAAAGGTAGCAATCATCGATGACGTGATAACAACAGGTGGCTCGACGATTACTGCGATAGAAA encodes the following:
- a CDS encoding homocysteine S-methyltransferase family protein — protein: MNPKRKIISLLKKRVLILDGATGTELQKRGMPAGACPEVWCLENPGAIQDIHAAYQKAGSDIIYTCTFGANRLKLRQYGFENAGEINKQLALLARRAVGNKALIAGDISATGHFVEPFGDLLFEEAVEIFKEQARGLLEGGVDLFVIETMMDIQEARAALIAVKEITDHFTMVTMTYETNGYTLSGTNPVTALITLQSLGADAVGCNCSTGPDAMVNFIAAMKPYATVPLVAKPNAGMPRLEGKKTVFDMGPEEFASFSAQFAASGVNLIGGCCGTTPEYIGALKKAACNAPVIGPVRKSVSAVSSARGCTIFDHGSPLVIIGERINPTGKKALQQELLDGKLNIVRQMAREQEKQGADLLDVNVGVHGIDEIDTIKKVIHLLSTSTGLPLVIDSPNSETIKTALRIYPGRALINSISGEKEKMKELLPVAAKYGAMFILLPITDGEIPETAERRKAVIQEVFRAARDFGFSKDDIVVDGLVMTVASNPQAVKEALKTVAWCTDSFACRTNLGLSNVSFGMPERKWMNIAFLAMAQASGLTMAIANPAERDLMNIQMAGNVFMQKDRNASSYIRHFSEQPALDKTAPPEEKSSPVQKVSEAIMEGNRDGIINLVESAIVSGMNPSNLVKDVMIPAIIRVGELFDQRKYFLPQLIASAEAMKAALGHLEPRLQHDKKTKVGKGVIILATVKGDIHDIGKNIIALLLKNHGHRIIDLGKDVPSKTIIEAIGRIQPDVVGLSALMTTTMLNMKEVVDLARSEGYSCPFVVGGAVVTKSYASSIGAAYAKDGVEAVRVIGQVIKSKKM
- a CDS encoding energy transducer TonB; this translates as MHLGEIFKKDHSESCKLKDAACGNNGNTRKDLFFAMSASLAMHIGIVIILTTATAMSTSLKIWEDSVLHVSLVSSTEGRRTDIKDLSEITLPMKEPASDRANTIEPQVVVKPVEKKDRDKISVEPVTSRVVEMQSIKPMVASISRPASLRTNDGSTTLQGNKGYGESVAGLSPATGISLAVPRYRENVHPAYPLIARIRGYEGVVLLSVEISADGRVGGLRIKRSSGYAMLDMSALEAVKTWKFEPGRKMGKPANMWVEVPVKFILRDNDQM
- the pyrE gene encoding orotate phosphoribosyltransferase, with translation MIHHGMKQRLAEIILERSFQFREDPPFTLASGKTSNYYFNCKPTTLDPEGMYLIGNILFDMLGDADITAAGGLTLGADPIANALSLISYQKGRPIKSFIVRKDVKSHGTKSAVEGNITPGEKVAIIDDVITTGGSTITAIEIAREAGLVIDRVVALIDREEGGRENINKYVARIDAVLTRSEIMELYQQRRKPAK